A region of the Myxococcus stipitatus DSM 14675 genome:
GCGCAAGGGCGCGTCCATGCTCGTGCTGAGCACCGGCCACGTCGACGACGCCGTCCGTCTGCCGGAGCCCGGCACCGACTTCGGCACCGTGGGCACGGAGGGGGACGTCAGCACCGTCCGCATCACCTTCAACGTCCCTCGGGGCATGACGCGGCTGTCCTTCGACTACCGCTTCCTGAGCGCCGAGTCGCCCGACTTCATCGGCAGCCAGTACAACGACCAGTTCACCGCGCACGTGACGGACATCCAGGGGACCCGCCTGGCGGAGCAGACATCCGTCAACAGCGCGCACTTCTTCGATGCGTCCTCGACCCGCGCGGGCAAGACGAAGTTCGACTCCCTGCTCGCGGATGACCCGTCCGGCATCGACAACTTCCCCGCGAACTACCCCGAAGGCATCCAGTTGTTCCCCGACGCCGGCATCACCGACTTCAAGAGCGTCAACGTCCCCATCTCCGTCCCCGCCCAGGGAGGGCAGGTCACCCTCGTGTTCGAGATTCGCGACCTGGGGGACGGCATCCTGGACTCCACGGTGGTCATCGACAACGTGGCCTTCGCGAGCCTGGAGATGATCGACCCGAACCCCATCCTCATCGACACGTTCCTGAACCAGGTGGAGACCGACACGCTCCGGCTGTCGACGCTCGGCACCCCCGCGCGCTCCGTGGCCGCCGACGGTGTGAGCGCGGTGCTCCTGCGCGCCCGCGTGTCGAACCTCGGGAACATGACCTTCTCGCTCGGGCCCACGCACAATCCGGCCAATGGTGGACTGGTCCCCATTGGCAGCGTGGCCGCGCCCACCAACACCATCATCACCCGCGTCGAAGAGGTCGCCACGGGGCAGTTCTTCGCATTCGCGCTCTACATCCCTCCCGAGGACTTCAAGCGTCCCGACACCGGGGCTGACGACATGGCCCGGCAACGCGACGTCGTCCTCGACACGTCCTACACGCCCACGGGCGGCACGGCCTTCCCGGACACGCACAAGATCACCGTGGTGCGTCCCCCCGTGGTGACAGTCCATGACATCTGGTCCGGCTGTGACTTCTGGGGCAACGCGGGCATCTCCGGCAGCAGCCTCCACAACGTGACGTGTGCCGACTACAAGAGCACGAACTCGGAGAGCATCGACTCACCGGCCAACAGCACGGTGGTAGGCCGGGCCATCCGCACGGCGCTGGTGAAGATGCGCGGCGAGGGTACGGCGGTGACCCAGGTGGATGTGATTGGTCACGGCATGGGCGGAATCCTGGCCCGCAAGTTCGCCAGCCGGAGCAGCTACAAGAACGCGAACAACTATGGAAAGGGCGACCTCAACCGGCTCATCCTCTCCAATACGCCCCACGCGGGCACGCTCCTGGCGAATGCCCTCACGGAGGTCCGCGCGAACATGAAACTCAAGTACGCGCCGGAGTGGGCCACCTTCAACACGGAGCTGCTCAGGGCCTTCGGCTTCTCGCTCGAGCCGGCCGACGGCGTCAGCCCGATGGCCATCGACGACCTGACCATCAACAACCCCGCGCTGGTTGCCATTGGCGAAACCCACGTCCCCACCCACGTCCTCGTCTCCACGAACGGGCAGAACATCGAGCGCAAGTTCGGGCATCCGGCGCTGCTGGACGCCGTCAAGATGATCTACACGAACATGGAGGAGTACCACCCGCTCACGGAGGAGTTGATTGCCCCGGGGACCCACAACCTCATCATGAAGGCCAACATCGTGCGGCCCCCGACGCAGAACATCCAGCCCAGCAGGGTGTTCTGCGACCAGGACTTCGACATGTTCGCCACCACGAAGGACCAGCAAGGCAGTGCCTCCACGTTGGCGACCACGGCGTTCTCGATGACAAACACCCTCGCGACGTTGAATCACTTCCGGACGCCGACCAACCCGGCCTACTTCCAGCGCACCGTGGAGCTGCTCAATACCCCCATCGCGAGCACCGCATTCGACGGCATGCTCCAGACGCCCGTCGCGCCCCCGCCCCCGACCTGCACCGGCGTGTTCGCTCCGGACGCGCCCGCTTCCGAGCAGCCACGGGAGGCCCTGGCCGAGGACACGACGCAGGCCTGGGAGGAGTCGCTGCTCGCCGGGGGAATCCGAATCGTCTCCCCCGCCCCGGGCACTCCAGTGAGCCCTGGCGCCACGGTGACGGTGGTGACGGAGGGCACCGATGGCTTCGTTCCCGTCCTCGCGTACGTTTCTGGCGCGGGCGTGCTGGCGACGATGGATGAGCCGCCCTTCACCACGTCCTTCCGGATTCCCGCCGAGGCCGTCGGCACGGTGCAGCTGGTGGCGACGGGCATCAACGCCCAGAAGCGCATGCGGGCATCCGTGCCCGTCTTCCTGCCGGTGGTCTCCGCCGCGAGGCTCAGCGTCATCTCCGTCATCAACGGCGATGGCATCCTCCATGGGCTGGGCTCCACGCTGAACCTGACGGTCAACGGCCACTACGACGACGGCGTCATCCGCAACATCACCTCGCAGGCAGTGGGGACCATCTACTCGTCCTCCAACGACGGAATCGTCACGGTGACGCCCGCGGGAGTGGTGACGGCCACGGGGACGGGCATCGCCACCATCGTCATCCGCAACGGGACGGTGACCACGAGCATCTCCGTCACGGTGCTGGAGAAGCCCGTGGCCAACTGCATCCAGGTCCGGCTCAACGACCACAACCTCTTCGTCCTGGAGGACTATCGGGAGGGTATCGACGTGGGAGGAAAGGTCGCCGCGGGTGGCACCCTGCAGCTCAAGGACTTCCGGGTGGGCTGGCAGTTGCCGGCGAGCGACCGCGACGGCGTCCTGGTGGCCGGACAGACCCTGGACCTGAACAACGGCGCCGTCTGGGGTGAGGCCCGGTATGGAGGGCAGTACCGTCCCACGGGGAACGTCACCTTCCCCAGGGGCTCGGTGCGACAGGGCGTCCCCGTCAACTTCGCCAGCATGGGCACCTCGTTGCGCAGGCTCTCCACGGACCTGGCGGCCCTTCCCCTCCAAGGGACCACCACCATCGAGTCGTGGGGCGGAATCACCCTGCGAGGGACCGACCCCAAGGTCAATGTCTTCCGAGTGGAGGCCGCCGCCATCCAGAACGCCACGCTGCTGACCATCGCCGCTCCCGCCAACTCGACGGTGGTCATCAACGTGCGTGGCACGTCGGCGCGCTTCGCCAACTTCGGCCATGTCTTCGAAGGTGGCATCGACGAGAACGGTGTCCTCTTCAACCTTCCCGACGCCACCACCCTCACCGCGCTTGACTATGGCTTCTACGGCACCGTCCTTGCGCCCAACGCACACGTCAGCTTCAATAACGGGAGCTGGGTCGGCGGCATGTATGCTCGCTCACTGACTGGCAATGCGGTTGGCCATCTCAGTCGTCTGCGAGATACTGACATCTGTCGGTGAAGGCAGCGGTCCTCACAAAGGACAGATGCGAACCGTGGGGGGTCAAGTGCCCAAGAGTCCAAGGAGTCGTGGGTCCATCGCAGTGCTGGCCTTGACCCTCTTCGCCGGGTGCACATCGGAATCACCTTCAAGCAGCCCCGCCGACTTGCAAGCACAGGTCGGCGGGGTGGAGGCCCCGTCGCACTCCGTCACAGTGCTCTCTCGGGACACCTCCCGAGGTGTTCCCACCCTGGTCCGGGCGCACCGCCTGGGCCCGGCGAAGTCCCTGCAAGCCCATTCCACACCCGAAGCCGCGGCAAACGCATACCTCCGGCAACAAGCAGGGGTGTATGGTTTGTCCTCCACGGACTTGGAGACAGTGTATGTCCATCACGTCCATGACCTGGGGCATGGTGGCGTCATCGTGCGCTTCCGTCAGCGGGTGTCGGGCCTGGAAGTGGTGCACAGCGAATTGAAGATGCTCCTGAGCCGGAACCTGGAGCTGGTGGCGCTCTCCGGCAACCTTCAGGGGGGCGGCGCGCTGGAGCCCCCAGCGGCGCTCGGCACGACCCGGAGGGCGTTCGCCTATCCCCCCTCCGAGGCGGTGCTGAAGGCCCTGGGCGACGTCCATGGCCTGACCCTGGTGGGGACCGTCCAGGCCGCGGTGGGTTTCGACAGCCAGGAGGGGGCGCGCTTCGAGCTGGCCCCTGGGAGTGCCCTCCAGCGCTCCGGTATCTCCCTGGTGACACCTGCCCGAGTCACGGAGAACTACTTCCCCACGGCCCAGGGGCTGGTCCCCGCGTACACCGTGGACCTGCTCTCATCGAAGGCGGGTGAGGTGTGGCCCCGTGGCCATGTCTATGTCTTGCATGCGAGCACCGGACAGGTGCTTCTGCGCGAGGACCGGACAGCGAATGATGCCTATACCTATCGGGTGTGGGCCAACGCGGTGGACCGGACGCCCTCGGACAATCCCTTCATCGATTTCTCGCCGTATCCCGGGGCGGCTCCCGGTCAAAGCCCGGCGGGATTCCTGTCCCCCACCGCCATCACATGGGAGGGCCGGGTCCACCCCAGCAACGGCAGGGTCAGCCCGTGGCTGGACTCAGGCGCGACCGTCACGTCCGGCAACAATGTCCGGGCCTACGCGGACCACTTCAACCCGGACGGCTATACCGAGGGCCAGGACGTCCGCGCGCAGGTGACGCCGACGACCCGGGACTTCCCGCATGTCCATGACCCCCTCTTGGAGCCCTTGAGCAGCCCGGCGCAGATCTCCGCCTCCGTGGTGCAACTGTTCTACACGACCAATTGGCTTCACGATTACTACTACGACTCTGGCTTCAATGAGCCCGCGGGCAACGCCCAGCAGGTGAACTTCGAAGCGGGCGGACTGGGGGAAGACCCCGTGCTCGCCGAGGCGCAGAACCAGGGGCCCGACCCTCAGGCTCGCAACTCGGCCGTCGCCTACGTCCCGCGCGACGGCCTGTCGCCCCGCTTGGAGTTCTCGCTCTGGAGTGCGACGGAGGCCCGCACGTTCTCTGTCTCTGGCCGGGCATATGACACGGGCCCGGCGCAGTTCGGCGCCCAGAAGTTCACGGTGCCCTTGCGTCAGTTGGTCCTGGGCCTCGACGGCACGGGCACGACGACCGACGCCTGCGAGCCGCTCCAGAACACCGTCACCAACGCCATCGTCCTGGCGGACCGCGGCACCTGCAACATGAAGCTCAAGGCGGTGAACGCCCAGAGCGCCAACGCCGCGGCGCTCATCATCATCAACAACACCCCCGGGGACCCCGCGCCGACCATGCCCGACGTGGACCCGGGCCTCACGACCACGCTGCCCGTCCTCTCCGTCTCCTTCGAGGATGGCCAGGCCCTCAAGGACCTGCTCACCCAGGGGTCGCTGTCAGGCACCCTGTCGCGGTCGGCCACTCCCGAACGGGACGCCTCGCTCGACAACACCGTCGTGGCCCATGAGTGGGGGCACATCCTCTTCCGGCGGCTGGTCGGGTGCACGTCGCCGCAGTGCCGCGCCATGAGCGAGGGCTGGAGCGACTTCGTGGCATTGCACATGATGGTCCGGGCGGGAGATGCCGCCAACGGGATGTATGCCATCGGCGCCTTCGCGGGTGACGCCCTGGGCGACAGCTCCTACTACGGCGTCCGCAGGTCTCCGTACTCGCGCGACCTCACGCGCAACGGCTTCCAGTTCCACCACATCGCGGATGGCCAGCCGCTCCCCGACCAGACCTTCCTGCGAGACTTCGGGTTGGAGAACTCGGAGATTCACAACGCCGGAGAGATCTGGGCCTCCATGCTCTTCGAGGCCTATCAATCCCTGCTCGACGACACGCGAGGAGGCACGCCGCGCATCGGGACGTTCGAGGAAGCCAGGCGCCGCATGGCGACCTACGTCGTGGAGAGCATGCTGATGGCCCCCAGCAACGTCACCTTCACCGAGCAACGGGACTTGCTCCTGATGGTGGCCAACGAGAGGGACCCGGCGGACATGCACGCACTGGCCCAGGGCTTCGCCCGACGGGGCGCGGGGACCTGCGCCGTGTCGCCGCCCCCTGAGTCCAAGACTTTCACCGAAGTCGTCCAGGACCTGCAGGCGCGCCCCGACGTCCGGCTCGAGTCGATTCAGGTGGAGGAGCAGGGGCGCTCGTGTGACGCGGATGGGGTGCTGGACGCCTCGGAGACAGGTGTCGTCCGGATTCAGCTCCACAACCGAGGGCCGCTCGCGTCGACCGATACGCGGGTGAGCATCTCCAGCAACAACCCACGGGTGCTCTTCCCCTCGGGAAGCACCGTCACCGTGGGAAGGGTGCCGCCTTTCGAGCCGCTCACCGTGGAGATTCCCGTGGCCCTCGCGGGGAGCCAGGAGGTCTCCGCGGAGGTGAACTACAGCGTCGTGTTGGAAAGCACTGGCGCGTGTCAGCCGCGCGCGGAGCACTCGAAGTCCTTCTTGCTCAACTACGACCTGACGCCGTCGAGGACCGACAGGGCCGACCCGGTGCGGACCACCTGGCGTCCTCACGTGCTCCAGGGCCTGGAGGCCCACAACTGGCACGTCGTCGCGTCACCGCGCATCCCCGGAGAGAAGGTCTGGTACGCGGAGGAGCCAGTCCCCTTCGCGGACGTCGTGCTGGAGACGCCCTCCCTGACCATTCCCTCGGGCACTCCGTTCGTCCTGCGCTTCGACCACCGCTTCGAGTTCGACTTCCGCCAGGAGCCCTCGACGGGCGAGCGGACCTACTGGAGCGGCGGCGTCATCGAGTTCACCCGCGACGGAGGAAACACCTGGACCGACGTGTCGACCCTGGTCGACCCCGGGTACGCAGAGAAGGTGCTCGACATCCGCACGAGCAACCCCCTGCGAGGCAGGCTCGCCTATGCATCGCGCAATCCACACTGGCCCGACAGCGACTCCGTCGCCCTGGACTTCGGCACGCACCTGAGCGGAAGCACCGTGAAGCTCCGCTTCCGACTGGGGTCCGACGTGGTCTTCTTCGCCCACGGGTGGGAGCTCGACAACATCACCGTGGAGGGCACGACCGCCGCGCCCTTCCTGGCGCGCATCGAGGATGCCAGCCCGTGCCATCCCATTGCCCGAGCGGGCGAGGACCAGAGCGTCCTCGAGGGTGAGACGGTGCGACTGGATGGCACGCAGAGTTCGGACCCGGGCGCGGCGCCGCTCACCTATCGCTGGAAGCAAGTGCCGGCCACCACCGTGAATCTGAGTGGCGCGGACACCGCCACCCCCCGCTTCGTCGCGCCCGACGTGAGCGAGGACACGGAGCTGGAGTTCGAGCTGACCGTCCAAGTCGCGGGCCTCTCCGCGACGGACCGGGTGAAGGTCACCACCCGGTCCAGGACCCCACAGCCCGACGCGGGGACACCCGATGCCGGCCAGGACGCGGGGACTCCGGATGCGGGCCAGGACGCGGGGACTCCGGATGCAGGCCAGGACGCGGGCGTTCCGGATGCGGGACCCATGCCCGACGCGGGCCCCACGCCCGACGCGGGACCCGGAGGCGGTCCCGAGGAGCCGGGCGGGTGCTCCTGCATCGCGACGAGAGGCGACGCGAACCTCTCGTGGCTCCTGGGACTCGTGGGGTGGGCGCTGATTCGAGGCCGCCGTCGGCGCCGAAGCTGACCGCCGGGCAGGCAGGCGGGGAGAAAATCCCCGGCCTTGGGTTGGGCAGGGGCGCGGGTGTCCACTACACTCGCGCCCCGCACCATGCGAATCGCCCCCCTCTGCTTGCTGGCCGCCCTGCTGGCCGGCGCCTCCTCCGAGGCCGCCGTCCGGTACGAAATCAAGAACCGCCGCATCGAGCCGCGCCAGACACTGGCGGGCGCCCTGCATGAGGCCCAGCTCCCGGACACCCAGGTCACCGCCGTCATCGCGGCCCTGGAGGGCGTGTTCGACTTCCGCAAGTCCCGCGTGGGCGACCAGTTCCGCCTCGTCCTGCGCAACGGCGAGCTGGACTTCTTCGACTACCGCCAGAGCATGGTCGACGAGTGGCAGGTGCGCCGCGACGGCGAGAAGTACGTCGGCAGCAAGCGCGCCATCGAAGTCGAGAAGCAGGTGGCCGTCGTCGCGCTGGAAATCCAGACGTCCCTCTACGAGGCCGCCGTCGACGCGGGCGAGGACCCCGCCATCGGCATGGTGCTGGCGGACGTCTTCGCGTGGGACATCGACTTCTACCGGGACGTGCGCAAGGGCGACACCGCGCGCGCCCTCGTCGAGAAGTTCGTCTCCAAGGGCCGCGTGCTGCGCTACGGCGAGGTGCTCGCCGCCCAGTACACGGGCGGACTCGTGGGCCCCAAGAAGGTCTTCCGCTACGTGCTGCCGGACGGCCAGCCCAACTACTTCCAGGAGGACGGCGCCAGCGCGAAGAAGACCTTCCTCAAGAGCCCGCTGAAGTACGCCCACGTCACCAGCAAGTTCGGCTCGCGCTTCCACCCCGTCCTCCAGTACCTGAAGAACCACAACGGCGTGGACTACGGGACGCCCATCGGCACGCCCGTGTGGGCCGTGGCGGACGGCACGGTGACGCAGGCGGCGTACTCCGGCGCCGCGGGCAACATGGTCGTCCTGCGCCACGCCAACGGCTACGAGACGCAGTACATGCACCTGTCCAAGTTCGGCGAGGGCATCCGCGTGGGCTCGCGCGTCAGCCAGAAGCAGGTCATCGCCTACTCCGGCAACACCGGCCGCTCCACCGGCCCCCACCTGCACTTCGGCATGAAGCGCGGCGGCGGCTACACCAACCCGCTCAACCAGAAGTTCCCCCGCGCGGACCCGCTGCCCAAGACGCTGCTGCCCGACTTCCTGGCCAAGGCCCAGGAGCTCGCCGGCCAACTGGAGGCCGTCTCCGTGGCCGCCGTCGCGGGCCAGGCTCCCGCGGCGCCCTGAGGCGCTCCCGCGGCCCCCCCGGCGGACTACTCCCAGACGATGTCGTAGTCCGCCGCGAAGTAGCCGTGAGGGGTTCCCACGACGGTGCCCTTGCACTGGATGGCCTTGAGGGCCTCCTGCAGCACGCCCTCGTGGAACTGCACCGGCTGCATGTCCCCCTGGAAGGACAGCCGCACGTGGCGCTCCGTCACGACGGTGTACTCCCGGCGCCCGTAGCTCACGAGCGTGGAGTACGCGGTGGGCGCGTTGGACAGCAGCCGCTTGGGGTCGCCCTTTCCAATCAGCCGCGTCAGCGTCTGGCCCACCGTGGAGGAGAAGAAGCCGGTGACGGCGGCGGCGCCACACGCGCGGACCGCCTCCTCCTGGGTGCCGAAGCGCCCGGTCCTCGCCAGGGCCTCCGACGTGGAATACAGCAACCGGATGGCGTCCACCGCGGGGTAGGAGAAGAAGTCCACCGGTGAGCGCTTGAAGATGGGCTCACGCAGCCGCGAGGCCATGTCCGGCCCCAACTGCCGCTCCGCCAGCAGCAACACCGCGTTGAAGATGAGGCCGCGGACCGTGTCCTCCGGCCGCACCAGCGCGAGCCGCTGGTCCAGGTCATTCTTCTCAAAGGCCATGAGCGTTGATTTCTACATGAAACGAGGCGCTCCGGGGCGCCCGTTCCGTGCGGGCGCTGTGGGAAAACGAGCGGACAGGGCCGCGTCGTGCAACGTTCCTGGACGTCTCAGGTCCTTCCCAGGGAGCATCCCTCCCCCTCGCCGGAGGCGTGCTTTCGCGGTTCGGAGCCCCCCAGGCTGCGCTACCCTGACACCCCGCATCAGCTTTCCCACTCGACGTCCCACCTCGGATGGAGACCTCCCGCCACATGGCCTCTCCCGCTCCCTCTTCCCAGCAGCCGCGGTCCACCACGTCCAGCTCGAGCGACGACGGCGGTCGCACCGGCAGCGACGCGTCCTCCATGCGCCGCTCCTTCCTGGACCACGTGCGCTACTCGCGCGGGAAGAACTACGAGACGTCCACCGCGCATGACCGCTTCATGGCCCTGTCCCTGGCTGTCCGGGACAGGCTGGCCGACCGCTGGGTGCGCACCGCGCGCACCTACTACGAGAAGGACGTCAAGCGCGCCTACTACCTGTCGGCGGAGTACCTGCTGGGTCGGGCGCTCGGGAACAACCTGCTGAATCTGGGCATGCACGAGTCCGCCGCCGAGGCCATGCGGGAGGTGGGCGTGGACCTCACCAACCTCCTGGAGATGGAGCCGGACGCGGGCCTGGGCAACGGCGGCCTGGGCCGGCTGGCGGCGTGCTTCCTGGACTCGCTGGCGACACTCGGCTACCCCGGCATGGGGTACGGCATCCGCTACGAGTTCGGCATCTTCACGCAGGACATCGTGGACGGCTACCAGGTGGAGCGCGCCGACGAGTGGCTCAAGTTCGGCAACCCCTGGGAGATCGTCCGGCCGGAGAAGGCCGTGCCCGTGCGCTTCTTCGGGCGCGTGGAGCACCACCAGGGCCCGGACGGCAAGCCCATCGCGAGGTGGGTGGGCGGCAAGACGGTGGTGGGCGTGCCCTACGACACGCCCATCGCCGGCTACCACAACGACACCGTCAACACGCTGCGACTGTGGCAGGCGCGCGCGTCCGAGGAGTTCGACCTGCTGCTCTTCAACGCGGGCGACTACGAGCGCTCCGTGGTGGAGAAGAACGACTCGGAGGTCATCTCCAAGGTCCTCTACCCCAACGACGCGTTCCAGGCCGGCAAGGAGCTGCGGCTCAAGCAGCAGTACTTCTTCGTCGCCTGCTCCATCGCGGACATCGTCCGGCGCTACCTGAAGAACCACACGGACTTCAGGGAGTTCCCCAAGAAGGCCGCCATCCAGCTCAATGACACACACCCCGCCATCGGCGTGGCGGAGCTGATGCGGGTGCTGGTGGACGAGAAGCGGATTGCCTGGGACGAGGCGTGGTCGATTACGCAGGCGGTGTTCGGCTACACCAACCACACGCTCCTGGCGGAGGCGATGGAGAAGTGGCCGGCGACGCTGTTCGAGCGGCTCTTGCCCCGGCACCTGGAGCTCATCTACGAAATCAACCAGCGCTTCCTGCGGCAGGTGCAGATCCGCTACCCCTATGACCAGGAGAAGATGCGGCGGATGAGCCTGGTGGAGGAAGGCCAGGAGAAGAAGATTCGCATGGCCCACCTGGCCGTCGTGGGCAGCCACAGCATCAACGGCGTGGCCGCGCTGCACACGGACCTCTTGCGCCGCGACGTGCTGCCGGACTTCGCGTCCATGTTCCCGGAGCGCTTCAACAACAAGACGAACGGCGTGACGCCGCGCCGGTGGCTGGCGTGGTGCAACCCGCGCCTGTCCAAGCTGATTACGTCGCGCATCGGCGCGGGCTGGGCCACGGACCTGGACAAGCTGCGCGGGCTGGAGGCGCACGCGGAGGACCCGGCCTTCCGCAAGGCGTTCCGCGAGGTGAAGCGCGCGAACAAGGAGGACCTGTCGCGCCACATCAAGGACTTGCGCCCGGTGACGCTCAACCCGGACGCCATCTTCGACGTGCAGATCAAGCGCCTGCACGAGTACAAGCGCCAGCTCCTGGACGCCATCCACATCGTCACGCTGTGGATGCGCGCGCGCCGGGACCCGAGCACCATCATCCACCCGCGCGCGTTCATCTTCGGCGCCAAGGCCGCGCCGGGCTACCACCTGGCGAAGCTGACCATCCGGCTCATCAACGGCATCGCGGAGGTGGTCAACAGCGACGCGGGGACCACGGGCCTCCAGGTGGTGTTCGCCCCCAACTACCGGGTGAGCCTGGCCGAGCGCATCATCCCCGCCGCCGACGTGTCCGAGCAGATTTCGACGGCCGGCATGGAGGCGTCCGGCACGGGCAACATGAAGCTGATGCTCAACGGCGCGCTGACGTTGGGCACGCTGGACGGCGCCAACGTGGAGATTCGCGAGGCGGTGGGGGACGAGAACTTCTTCCTCTTCGGACTCACCGCGGACGAGGTCATCGCCCGCAAGCGCGCCGGCTACCGGCCGAGGGACGAGTACAACCAGCACCTGGAGCTGCGCGAGGCGCTGGACCTCATCGCCTCCGGCTTCTTCTCCCCGGAGGACCGCGCCCTCTACAAGCCGCTGGTGGAGAGCCTGCTGGAGGAGGACCGCTACCTGGTGCTGGCCGACTTCGCGTCGTACGCCGCCAAGCAGGAGGAGGTCGTCCGCGCCTACCAGGACACCGAGGCGTGGACGCGCAAGTGCATCATCAACGTGGCGCGCGCCGGCATCTTCTCCTCGGACCGCACCATCAAGCAGTACGCCGAGGAGATCTGGCGCATCCAGCAGACGCCCGTGGAGCCGTAGCAGGTAAGGGCTTCCCGAAACACGCCCCAGGACGTGCCCGCCCGGCGCGTCCTGGGGTTCGCCCCGCCCGCACAGCGCAACGCAGCGGGCCAGCGCGGCGCGCAATCACAGACAACGCAGTGCACCATTGAACACCGCCCTCGTCTGGCGGGGTACTGACGCGCCGCGATGTATTGACTGAGGAATCAACTCTGGGGCCTCATATGCTCAGTATTCGGGACTCTCAGGGTCGCGGGGTTGAGCAGCGCCGTACGGTGGGGCCTCGTCGAGTCGAGGGGCCGACTTCCGAATACCTCATGCACCGGCCGAAGCAGGCCGTTCTCCCAGCAAGAGGGGCTCCTCATGAAGCAGCAGCCGACGCTGTTCCTCGCAGTCATGGCCGTGGGTTTCCTGGGTGTCGCCGCGCCGGCCCAGGCGGCGGAGAAGA
Encoded here:
- a CDS encoding glycogen/starch/alpha-glucan phosphorylase, with translation MASPAPSSQQPRSTTSSSSDDGGRTGSDASSMRRSFLDHVRYSRGKNYETSTAHDRFMALSLAVRDRLADRWVRTARTYYEKDVKRAYYLSAEYLLGRALGNNLLNLGMHESAAEAMREVGVDLTNLLEMEPDAGLGNGGLGRLAACFLDSLATLGYPGMGYGIRYEFGIFTQDIVDGYQVERADEWLKFGNPWEIVRPEKAVPVRFFGRVEHHQGPDGKPIARWVGGKTVVGVPYDTPIAGYHNDTVNTLRLWQARASEEFDLLLFNAGDYERSVVEKNDSEVISKVLYPNDAFQAGKELRLKQQYFFVACSIADIVRRYLKNHTDFREFPKKAAIQLNDTHPAIGVAELMRVLVDEKRIAWDEAWSITQAVFGYTNHTLLAEAMEKWPATLFERLLPRHLELIYEINQRFLRQVQIRYPYDQEKMRRMSLVEEGQEKKIRMAHLAVVGSHSINGVAALHTDLLRRDVLPDFASMFPERFNNKTNGVTPRRWLAWCNPRLSKLITSRIGAGWATDLDKLRGLEAHAEDPAFRKAFREVKRANKEDLSRHIKDLRPVTLNPDAIFDVQIKRLHEYKRQLLDAIHIVTLWMRARRDPSTIIHPRAFIFGAKAAPGYHLAKLTIRLINGIAEVVNSDAGTTGLQVVFAPNYRVSLAERIIPAADVSEQISTAGMEASGTGNMKLMLNGALTLGTLDGANVEIREAVGDENFFLFGLTADEVIARKRAGYRPRDEYNQHLELREALDLIASGFFSPEDRALYKPLVESLLEEDRYLVLADFASYAAKQEEVVRAYQDTEAWTRKCIINVARAGIFSSDRTIKQYAEEIWRIQQTPVEP